The marine bacterium B5-7 genome contains the following window.
GGGATTTTGTTGCTGAGCAGCTGTAAACAAGCTTTGTAGAGCGGTGGGGGCATGTTTTCCAAAGCACCAGCCATCGCGCCGCACCTGCTGTCACCCCGGGTGGCTGTCATCCCGCGCTTGACGCGGGACCTCCTGCAGCCTCTAGCTTACTGCTTATGGCAGGAGATCCCGCATCAAATGCGGGATGACAGTGGCCGCCAAAATAACAACGATAAAAAAACCCGACATCAGCCGGGTTTCACAGAGACAAGATAACTTACTGCGCATGCGCCACCATTGATGCCGCAGGTTTTGTCACTGCCGCTTTTTTCGGTGCCGCTTTCATGTCGACCAAATTAATCTTGAAGATCAAGGTTTCATTCGGACCGATAGGACCAATGCCCTGCATGCCGTAACCTAATTTAGCAGGAACATAAACCATCCAGGTCGCGCCTTTCTTCATCATTTGAAGTGCTTGCGTCCAACCAGGGATCACTTGATTCACAGGGAAGGTAACTGGCTTGCCACGTTTGTAAGAACTATCGAAGATCTTACCTGCAATCGTTTTACCTTCGTAATTCACAGTAACCATGTCCGTCGTTTTTGGTGAAACGCCTGTACCAGCAGTGATTACTTTATACTGTAAACCATTTGGTAAGGTTTTCACGCCATCGGCTTTTTTGTTTTTTGCTAAGAATGCTTCGCCTGCCGCCAAGTTATCTTTCGCGATTTTTCCAAAAGCCGCTTTTTGTTTCTCAATTAATTTTTTCTGAAATGCTAGCATCGTTTCTTGCATTTCCTTATCTGTCATCCGCGGATCTTTACCTTTCAGGCCATCTTTCAAGCCGTTCTCTACCATGTCTGGATTCACACTAACAGATTGTTTGTGAAAATCATGGCCCATACCAAAACCAATGGTATAGCTAAGACGATCAGAATCCGATTTAATTTTGCTTGCTGCAAAGCCATTCACTGAAAGAATCAGACCAGTGGCAACAACAAAGGGGATAAATTTTTTCATAGCAACTCCTTTTTTACTGAAGACCTATTGTGCCCGAAATCTCCACAGAATCCAACTGGGATCTACCTATTCCCCTCGATTTCACATAGAATGGACTGAAAATATACTCAAGTTTCTTTAAAAGGCTAGTTTTTCATGAAGTGACTGCCTAGATGTCGCTCTCTTACCTGAGCGTCCAGATTGCGGGTAGATTTTGACGTTTTGACCGAGAAAAATGGGAGACATAGTCATTCTATGGCGAGTATTTTTCTCGGTCAAAACGTCAAAAGATACGCGTAAGATGGAATGCTCAGGATAGCAATTTGAAGGAACTTGAGTATAAACAAGGGGTGATAACGTGGCAGTAAGCATCTTCGATCTATTCTCTATCGGCTTAGGCCCATCGAGCTCTCACTCCATTGGCCCGATGTATGCCGCCTTGGATTTTGTGCAACAACGTCCACTGTCCCAAGTAAAACGCATACAAGTGGATTTATATGGTTCCCTCGCGCTCACCGGCAAAGGGCACGGCACAGACAAAGCCGTTTTACTCGGATTAATGGGCGAAGAACCTGAAAGTGTTGACCCTAATAGCGTAGACGCAAAACTCAACGCCATTGCAAACAACAAACAACTCGCCTTAAACGCGCAACACATCATTCCATTCAATATCGAACACGACGTATTATTTCACATGACGGAGTCCTTACCTCATCACAGTAATGGTATGCGTTTTACTGCTTTTGATGCCAAGAACGATAGCATTGCCAGCCAAATTTACTATTCCGTGGGTGGTGGCTTCATCATCAAAGAACAAGACATTGATAAACCACAAGATCACAGCATCACACTCCCCTATCCTTTCGACACAGGTGACGAGTTACTCGCATTATGCGAGCAACATCAACTAAGCATTGCTGAAATCATGATGGAAAATGAAAAAATGTGGCATAGCGAACAAGACATTCGCTCACGCTTACAATTAATCGCGAACACCATGCATGATTGCATCGAACGCGGCGTTTATGCTGATGACAGCACTCGCTTACCCGGCGGACTCAATGTGCGTCGCCGTGCCCCCGCACTTTTTACCAAGCTCACAGAAAAAGGGCGTCCTAACTCACACGAACATACCGATAGCATCGACTGGCTAAATCTCTATGCAATTGCAGTCAATGAAGAAAATGCTGCCGGTGGTCGCGTGGTCACTGCGCCCACCAATGGCGCTGCTGGTATTATCCCCGCCGTTTTACATTTTTATTTGCACTTTCATCCTGAACATCAACACGATGACATTATTACTTTCTTACTCACCGCAGGTGCCATTGCTATACTCTATAAAAAAGGCGCATCTATTTCTGGTGCGGAAGTCGGTTGCCAAGGTGAAGTCGGTGTTGCCGCATCTATGGCTGCAGCAGCACTAGCAGCTGTACGTGGTGGCACCGTATTACAGATAGAAAACGCCGCAGAAATCGCAATG
Protein-coding sequences here:
- the mip gene encoding peptidyl-prolyl cis-trans isomerase Mip, with product MKKFIPFVVATGLILSVNGFAASKIKSDSDRLSYTIGFGMGHDFHKQSVSVNPDMVENGLKDGLKGKDPRMTDKEMQETMLAFQKKLIEKQKAAFGKIAKDNLAAGEAFLAKNKKADGVKTLPNGLQYKVITAGTGVSPKTTDMVTVNYEGKTIAGKIFDSSYKRGKPVTFPVNQVIPGWTQALQMMKKGATWMVYVPAKLGYGMQGIGPIGPNETLIFKINLVDMKAAPKKAAVTKPAASMVAHAQ
- the sda-2 gene encoding L-serine dehydratase, translating into MAVSIFDLFSIGLGPSSSHSIGPMYAALDFVQQRPLSQVKRIQVDLYGSLALTGKGHGTDKAVLLGLMGEEPESVDPNSVDAKLNAIANNKQLALNAQHIIPFNIEHDVLFHMTESLPHHSNGMRFTAFDAKNDSIASQIYYSVGGGFIIKEQDIDKPQDHSITLPYPFDTGDELLALCEQHQLSIAEIMMENEKMWHSEQDIRSRLQLIANTMHDCIERGVYADDSTRLPGGLNVRRRAPALFTKLTEKGRPNSHEHTDSIDWLNLYAIAVNEENAAGGRVVTAPTNGAAGIIPAVLHFYLHFHPEHQHDDIITFLLTAGAIAILYKKGASISGAEVGCQGEVGVAASMAAAALAAVRGGTVLQIENAAEIAMEHHLGLTCDPVAGLVQIPCIERNAMGAIKAVNASRLALLESGEHHVSLDKVIKTMRDTGRDMMSIYKETSLGGLAVNVIEC